The following are encoded in a window of Salinibacter ruber DSM 13855 genomic DNA:
- a CDS encoding CPBP family intramembrane glutamic endopeptidase, with amino-acid sequence MPETIRSNVRRFPTATFFILTFLFSWGYLGLTFGLIGTGASGPVQVPFAWGPLFGGLLTVWLLGESVSGWLGQVGRWRAGLRWYLLGIGILVVGKEMPNLVAWLLGADVLLVAGTEVPIVGYLVSMGITLFVAGALEEFGWRGFAQVRLQKQYGAVAASLFVGGMWALWHLPFLLLGVGGFDSFYVYVPEVMAFSVLLGWLYNATKGALPVVMITHAAHNRPDLLGVSGQMPPLAQSVPWDGVFYVLVMAVVIWQVGARTLSGDGRLPEIPGKAPASASQAPAE; translated from the coding sequence ATGCCCGAGACCATTCGCTCGAACGTTCGGCGCTTCCCCACCGCGACATTTTTCATCCTGACGTTTCTCTTTTCGTGGGGGTACCTCGGCCTGACGTTTGGCTTAATCGGGACCGGCGCTTCTGGACCGGTTCAGGTGCCCTTCGCCTGGGGGCCGCTTTTCGGGGGACTCCTCACCGTCTGGCTGCTGGGGGAGAGCGTCTCGGGCTGGCTCGGGCAGGTGGGGCGCTGGCGCGCAGGCCTGCGCTGGTACCTGCTGGGAATCGGGATTCTCGTGGTCGGGAAGGAGATGCCGAATCTCGTGGCGTGGCTGCTCGGGGCGGACGTGTTGCTTGTCGCCGGGACGGAGGTCCCCATTGTGGGGTACCTCGTCAGCATGGGGATCACGCTGTTTGTGGCCGGGGCCCTTGAGGAATTCGGGTGGCGAGGCTTCGCCCAAGTGCGGCTCCAGAAACAGTACGGTGCCGTCGCCGCGAGCCTCTTCGTGGGCGGGATGTGGGCCCTGTGGCACCTGCCGTTCCTTCTGCTGGGCGTGGGCGGGTTCGATTCCTTCTACGTGTACGTGCCGGAGGTAATGGCCTTCTCGGTCTTGCTGGGCTGGCTGTACAACGCGACGAAGGGGGCGCTTCCAGTAGTCATGATTACCCACGCGGCGCACAACCGGCCGGATCTGCTTGGGGTGTCGGGACAGATGCCGCCCCTCGCCCAGAGCGTGCCCTGGGACGGGGTGTTTTACGTCCTCGTGATGGCAGTCGTGATCTGGCAGGTGGGCGCCCGCACGCTTTCCGGAGACGGGAGGCTGCCTGAGATCCCAGGAAAAGCGCCGGCAAGCGCCAGTCAGGCCCCCGCCGAGTGA
- a CDS encoding ABC transporter ATP-binding protein, producing the protein MELQIDDVSKTYGDGTEAVRDVSLTVSEGLIGLLGPNGAGKSTLMRLIATITTPTAGTLRWNGTDIVDRPVAMRRTLGYLPQDFGVYPELTAEEFLHYMAALKGVPGGAARPRIDTLLETARLEEARGRRLGGFSGGMIQRVGIACALLNDPDLLVADEPTVGLDPEERARFRALLTDLAEERVVLLSTHIVSDVEATASRLAIMHDGRLAATAAPEALIDRVRDRVWEWVVGHDELGRVRDAYRVTKATRGPGGVRVHAVAEQPPSAEATPAEPTLEDAYLSLLSGPTSPR; encoded by the coding sequence ATGGAGCTCCAGATCGACGACGTGTCGAAGACCTACGGCGACGGCACCGAGGCCGTCCGGGACGTCTCCCTCACGGTGTCGGAGGGCCTCATCGGGCTGCTGGGCCCCAACGGGGCCGGCAAGTCGACGCTCATGCGGCTCATCGCGACGATCACGACGCCCACGGCGGGCACCCTCCGCTGGAACGGCACCGACATCGTGGACCGGCCCGTCGCCATGCGGCGGACGCTCGGCTACCTGCCTCAGGATTTTGGGGTCTACCCCGAGCTGACCGCCGAGGAGTTTCTGCACTACATGGCTGCCCTGAAGGGCGTGCCGGGCGGCGCCGCACGCCCCCGGATCGACACGCTTCTGGAGACCGCCAGGTTGGAGGAGGCCCGAGGCCGCCGGCTGGGCGGGTTCTCGGGCGGCATGATCCAGCGGGTGGGCATTGCCTGCGCCCTGCTGAACGACCCCGACCTGCTGGTGGCCGACGAGCCGACGGTCGGCCTCGATCCGGAGGAACGGGCCCGCTTCCGCGCCCTGCTGACCGACCTGGCCGAGGAGCGCGTGGTGCTCCTCTCTACCCACATCGTGTCGGACGTGGAAGCCACGGCCAGCCGCCTTGCCATCATGCACGACGGCCGCCTCGCCGCCACCGCCGCCCCGGAGGCGCTCATCGACCGGGTGCGCGACCGCGTCTGGGAGTGGGTCGTCGGGCACGATGAGCTGGGCCGTGTCCGCGACGCGTATCGGGTGACGAAGGCGACCCGCGGCCCAGGCGGCGTCCGCGTCCACGCGGTGGCCGAGCAGCCCCCGAGCGCGGAGGCCACCCCCGCCGAGCCGACCCTCGAAGACGCCTATCTCTCGCTTTTGAGCGGCCCCACCTCGCCTCGATGA
- a CDS encoding homocysteine S-methyltransferase family protein — MRDLSTRLSGGPVLLDGGLGQELIRRGMPSTEPSLWSANALTEAPDLVQEVHEEYLRAGADVITTNTYATPPERLSEAGLDGRAEALNREAGRLAERARAAVGRDALIAGSLPPIRGSYRPDLVGEAGEIEPQYREQAGYLAPHVDLFLCETMSTPGEARAAARGAASTGLPVLVSYTIADPSSPEDAEPRLHNGESLEEAVEALSGLPVAGVLLNCSHPESISAAVPVLRQLTDRAVGAYANAFTHIPDGFDERADALDSDARPDRREDLAPEAYGRHVEDWLSAGANIVGGCCEVGPGHIAHLRTTVDGAADARRAAE, encoded by the coding sequence ATGCGCGATCTTTCGACGCGACTCTCCGGCGGCCCCGTGCTGCTCGACGGCGGCCTGGGCCAGGAGCTCATCCGCCGGGGCATGCCAAGCACAGAGCCGTCACTCTGGTCCGCCAATGCCCTGACCGAAGCCCCCGACCTGGTGCAGGAGGTGCACGAAGAGTACCTGCGTGCAGGCGCAGACGTGATCACCACCAACACCTACGCCACGCCCCCGGAGCGCCTCTCGGAGGCTGGACTAGACGGCCGGGCGGAGGCGCTCAACCGAGAGGCGGGCCGCCTGGCGGAGCGCGCACGGGCGGCGGTCGGCCGCGACGCCCTCATTGCGGGATCGCTGCCCCCGATTCGGGGGAGTTACCGGCCCGACCTGGTGGGCGAGGCGGGCGAGATCGAGCCCCAGTACCGCGAGCAGGCCGGCTACCTGGCCCCCCACGTCGACCTCTTCCTCTGTGAGACCATGTCGACTCCGGGCGAGGCCCGGGCGGCGGCCCGAGGGGCCGCGTCGACCGGCCTTCCGGTGCTGGTCTCGTACACGATTGCAGACCCGTCGTCGCCGGAGGACGCCGAGCCGCGCCTTCACAACGGCGAGTCCCTTGAGGAGGCGGTCGAGGCGCTGTCGGGGCTTCCGGTGGCGGGCGTGCTGCTGAACTGCTCCCATCCCGAAAGCATCTCGGCGGCCGTGCCGGTCCTCCGCCAGCTGACCGACCGGGCAGTCGGCGCTTACGCCAACGCGTTCACCCACATTCCGGACGGCTTCGACGAGCGCGCGGACGCGCTGGACTCGGACGCCAGGCCCGACCGGCGCGAGGACCTTGCTCCCGAGGCCTACGGCAGGCACGTCGAAGACTGGCTGAGCGCCGGTGCCAACATCGTCGGCGGGTGCTGCGAGGTGGGGCCGGGGCACATCGCCCACCTGCGCACCACGGTCGATGGCGCAGCGGATGCGCGCCGGGCGGCAGAATAA
- a CDS encoding TlpA family protein disulfide reductase, translating to MPNPSVPHCYLKARVLVLAVSAASLLGLSAGAARAQPGPAEIGKQVPGFEIEALQDSGRAITPSDFEGRYVLLNLWATWCAPCIEKLPALREARRRYSPERLAILNVSFDRSRPKATAFLEKREMPGRHAHASGGLMGEFGDKFARMPTESGSGKVRGLPNMTLIGPKGKVADIAAGESADLLEMLSERLGR from the coding sequence ATGCCCAACCCATCGGTGCCCCACTGCTACTTGAAAGCGCGGGTTCTCGTCCTTGCCGTCTCGGCCGCGTCGCTACTGGGCCTGTCGGCGGGGGCGGCGCGGGCACAACCCGGGCCCGCCGAGATTGGGAAGCAGGTGCCCGGCTTCGAGATCGAGGCGCTCCAAGACTCGGGGCGCGCCATCACGCCCTCCGATTTCGAGGGCCGGTACGTGCTGCTCAACCTCTGGGCCACGTGGTGCGCGCCCTGCATTGAAAAACTCCCCGCTCTCCGGGAGGCGCGGCGGCGCTACTCGCCGGAACGGCTCGCCATCCTGAACGTCTCGTTCGACCGGTCTCGGCCCAAGGCGACGGCGTTTTTGGAGAAGCGTGAGATGCCGGGGCGGCACGCACATGCGAGCGGGGGCCTCATGGGCGAATTTGGAGACAAGTTCGCCCGGATGCCGACCGAGTCGGGTTCGGGGAAGGTGCGAGGGCTTCCCAACATGACCCTCATCGGGCCGAAGGGAAAGGTTGCCGACATAGCAGCTGGAGAGTCGGCCGACCTCCTCGAGATGTTGAGCGAACGTCTCGGGCGTTGA
- a CDS encoding ABC transporter permease: protein MSSALRAWLHTALSDLRTRLRDRRLLMMVAACVYLGHLVLAGRIELTLVDRSYRGAANAAWMGTVLSLTAAFLLTLFGFYLVRGALSRERQGRTAPLVAASPVRSVTYLLGKWTSGTLFLLVLAGSMAVSLAVLFVLRGEGLPAPAPLLTPFLLFVVPTAAVVTAVALAFECLPGLGGTVGGILYFFGAVAATVAPVLGAAPVDLLGMGVIHDSMSQAVLAQYPEADPGAMFNFGYYRAPAEQLKTFQWDGVAVTADLLARRAGLVLAGGALAAGAALPFDRFDPSPSWRAPLRSALPGPNTSTPKTEATSTEPPATAGPPTAGHPSGPEGHPDAPAPAESAPWSLLGSLSAPVALRPFGLFAVECRRALRRRSGTWQVGALVLVGAGLWVPGSTGLLVVAWLWPLPLWSDLGARETTTRTAPLVASSPYARAQRVAAWAVGAAVPLALLAGPLLLGGHWRALVGVLFVPALGLAAGRLSGTPRLFEIVYLVLWYVGLASRQAALDFGGVAHAPPGTLVGYGLAAAVLLVGAVTGPHTA, encoded by the coding sequence ATGAGTAGTGCCCTTCGCGCCTGGCTCCACACCGCCCTGTCCGACCTGCGGACGCGCCTCCGGGACCGCCGCCTCCTGATGATGGTGGCGGCCTGCGTTTATCTCGGCCACCTGGTTCTGGCCGGCCGGATCGAGCTCACCCTCGTGGATCGCTCGTACCGAGGGGCCGCGAATGCCGCCTGGATGGGCACGGTCTTATCGCTTACGGCGGCCTTTCTCCTCACTCTCTTCGGCTTCTACCTCGTCCGCGGCGCCCTCTCCCGCGAGCGGCAGGGGCGCACGGCGCCGCTCGTGGCCGCGTCTCCCGTTCGCTCGGTGACGTACCTGCTCGGCAAATGGACAAGCGGCACGTTGTTTCTCCTGGTTCTGGCCGGCAGCATGGCCGTGAGCCTGGCGGTCCTGTTCGTGCTACGAGGCGAGGGCCTCCCCGCCCCTGCCCCGCTCCTAACGCCGTTCCTTCTGTTCGTGGTGCCCACGGCGGCCGTCGTGACGGCCGTTGCGCTCGCCTTTGAGTGCCTGCCCGGTCTTGGGGGGACCGTGGGCGGCATTCTCTACTTCTTCGGCGCCGTGGCGGCGACCGTCGCACCGGTCCTCGGCGCCGCACCGGTGGACCTGCTGGGCATGGGCGTGATTCACGACAGCATGAGCCAGGCCGTGCTTGCGCAGTATCCGGAGGCCGACCCGGGGGCAATGTTTAATTTCGGATACTACCGGGCCCCCGCCGAGCAGCTAAAGACCTTTCAGTGGGACGGCGTCGCCGTTACGGCCGACCTCCTTGCGCGCCGCGCCGGGCTCGTCCTGGCCGGCGGAGCGCTGGCTGCAGGGGCCGCGCTCCCGTTTGACCGCTTCGACCCGAGCCCAAGCTGGCGGGCGCCCCTGCGATCAGCATTGCCCGGCCCCAACACGTCCACGCCGAAAACCGAAGCGACCTCTACTGAGCCCCCTGCTACGGCCGGGCCTCCGACCGCAGGACATCCTTCGGGGCCTGAGGGGCACCCCGATGCACCGGCCCCTGCGGAGTCGGCCCCTTGGTCCCTGCTTGGGTCCCTCTCGGCCCCTGTTGCCCTCCGGCCGTTCGGCCTCTTCGCGGTGGAGTGTCGGCGGGCCCTGCGGCGGCGGTCCGGGACCTGGCAGGTGGGCGCCCTGGTCCTGGTCGGGGCGGGGCTGTGGGTCCCGGGAAGCACCGGCCTCCTCGTCGTCGCGTGGCTCTGGCCCCTGCCGCTCTGGTCGGACCTCGGGGCGCGCGAGACGACCACGCGCACCGCGCCGCTGGTGGCCTCCTCGCCCTATGCCCGTGCCCAGCGCGTGGCGGCGTGGGCGGTGGGGGCCGCGGTGCCCCTGGCGCTACTGGCCGGCCCGCTTTTGCTGGGCGGCCATTGGCGGGCGCTGGTGGGGGTCTTGTTCGTCCCCGCGCTCGGCCTCGCCGCCGGGCGCCTGTCCGGCACGCCCCGCCTCTTCGAAATCGTCTACCTCGTGCTCTGGTACGTTGGGCTCGCCAGCCGGCAGGCCGCGCTCGATTTCGGGGGCGTCGCGCACGCCCCGCCGGGCACGCTCGTCGGCTATGGCCTTGCCGCCGCGGTGCTTCTCGTCGGTGCGGTGACGGGGCCCCACACCGCGTAA